The Candidatus Palauibacter scopulicola genome includes a region encoding these proteins:
- a CDS encoding peptidylprolyl isomerase — translation MRTRACATQLLAATILVLGCERVERVPSSDVGANAIARRVATEAGPVEVAVETSQGEFVIAVHRDWAPLGAERFLTLVESGYYDDARFHRVVPDFIVQWGLAGDPAITAEWMNAYIPDDPVVASNTRGRITFAFTDPGTRATQVYINLVDNVRLDSTGFAPFGEIISGMEVVDALYSGYGENSGGGLRRGDQTRIVAHGNLHLDREYPLLDHLIRAVRR, via the coding sequence GTGAGGACCCGAGCCTGCGCCACGCAGCTCCTTGCCGCGACGATCCTCGTCCTGGGATGCGAGCGCGTCGAGCGCGTGCCGTCCTCCGACGTCGGGGCAAATGCCATCGCTCGCCGCGTCGCGACGGAGGCGGGTCCGGTTGAAGTGGCGGTCGAAACAAGCCAGGGCGAGTTCGTCATCGCCGTGCACCGCGACTGGGCGCCGCTGGGCGCCGAGCGGTTCCTCACCCTCGTCGAATCCGGCTACTACGACGACGCCCGCTTCCACCGCGTCGTCCCCGACTTCATCGTCCAGTGGGGACTGGCGGGCGACCCGGCCATCACCGCCGAGTGGATGAACGCCTACATCCCCGACGACCCGGTTGTCGCCTCCAACACGCGCGGCCGCATCACCTTCGCCTTCACCGACCCCGGAACCCGCGCCACCCAGGTGTATATCAACCTCGTGGACAACGTGCGCCTCGACTCGACGGGATTCGCGCCGTTCGGCGAGATCATCAGCGGGATGGAGGTCGTGGATGCGCTCTACTCGGGCTACGGAGAGAACTCCGGCGGCGGCCTCCGCCGAGGCGACCAGACCCGAATCGTCGCCCACGGCAACCTCCACCTCGACCGCGAATACCCCCTCCTCGACCACCTCATTCGGGCCGTCCGCCGCTGA
- the rph gene encoding ribonuclease PH: MPARPHGRALDALRPTTLETGTAPFAEGSCTITMGMTRVLCTASVDEKVPPWREGRGGWVTGEYAMLPRATSERTRRERRGARGRTQEIQRLIGRSLRAAVDLAALGERTVTVDCDVLVADGGTRTASITGACVALEMAFQRLVSDGALEASPLRQWVAAISAGMVDGEARLDLEYVEDAAADVDFNFVYLEDGRLVEVQGTAEGAPFTRAELNDLLHLGTAGTAELFQLQTAAL; this comes from the coding sequence ATGCCGGCACGTCCACACGGGCGGGCGCTGGACGCCCTCCGACCCACGACCCTGGAGACGGGAACCGCCCCCTTCGCCGAGGGATCGTGCACCATCACGATGGGGATGACGCGCGTGCTTTGCACGGCCTCCGTCGACGAGAAGGTCCCGCCGTGGCGCGAGGGCCGGGGCGGCTGGGTCACGGGCGAGTACGCCATGCTGCCCCGCGCCACGTCGGAACGAACCCGCCGCGAGCGGCGCGGCGCGAGAGGCCGCACGCAGGAGATCCAGCGCCTCATCGGCCGCTCGCTGCGGGCGGCTGTCGACCTCGCGGCGCTCGGCGAGCGGACCGTGACCGTGGACTGCGACGTCCTCGTCGCCGACGGCGGCACCCGCACCGCCTCGATCACGGGCGCGTGCGTGGCCCTCGAGATGGCCTTCCAACGGCTGGTCTCCGACGGGGCGCTCGAAGCCAGCCCGCTCCGCCAATGGGTCGCCGCGATCAGCGCCGGTATGGTGGACGGCGAGGCGAGACTCGACCTGGAGTACGTGGAGGACGCCGCCGCCGACGTCGACTTCAACTTCGTCTACCTCGAGGACGGCCGCCTCGTCGAGGTCCAGGGAACCGCGGAAGGCGCCCCCTTCACCCGCGCCGAACTCAACGACCTCCTCCACTTGGGCACCGCGGGCACGGCCGAACTGTTCCAACTACAGACGGCAGCTCTTTAG
- a CDS encoding amidohydrolase family protein — protein MNGERVESMPAAIPLRWRIPALRSAARRRVPARPVITCLALAGATLACAPDDAPEAEAEIPPTSVLFTGATILDGTGEPSFMADVAVEGDRIAFVGDASAAEIALRDTIPLDGLLLTPGFIDMHSHITVITIGEAYGLPATEFLTQGITTGVIGVDGSSSTDLAGLFADLEASGVGKNIISYIGHGSVRGAVIGMDDRDPSAGELDEMKALVRQGMEDGAFGLSSGLFYTPGYYAEADEVIELGRVAAEYPIGGGHAPIYDTHDRDLGAAYQGIGYHDSIREAIHIGAESGLRTIFSHFNAQGAALYGRASEGAAIIDSARAEGLEVAGAQHVYTSTMSSLRAYTIPRWAQAGGPEQMVRRFQHPDTARVLDVQTMEMLEIRGGPEQIVFADARPEFNGKTLADVAAERGLPVPEAVREIMSGSNPWVMNRDLYDVENTRYLATMPWMMTCTDGATPAPGAEIVHPRVYGGFPKKIRDFVDRDGAIGLPFAIRSMSGLAADFLRLDDRGYIREGLVADIAVIDLDRFTDRATYDDPHQLSEGVVHVLVNGRFAIRDDEVTGELAGRPLRRP, from the coding sequence ATGAACGGCGAACGCGTTGAGAGTATGCCGGCCGCGATCCCGCTGCGATGGCGGATCCCCGCGCTCCGCTCGGCGGCGCGTCGCCGGGTGCCCGCCCGCCCCGTGATCACGTGTCTCGCACTCGCGGGCGCGACCTTGGCCTGCGCGCCCGACGATGCGCCGGAAGCGGAAGCGGAGATCCCGCCGACGAGCGTGCTGTTCACCGGGGCGACCATTCTCGACGGGACCGGCGAACCGTCGTTCATGGCCGATGTGGCGGTGGAGGGCGACCGGATCGCCTTCGTCGGCGATGCCTCGGCCGCGGAGATCGCGTTGCGGGACACGATCCCGCTCGACGGCCTGCTGCTCACGCCCGGCTTCATCGACATGCACAGCCACATCACGGTCATCACCATCGGCGAAGCGTACGGGCTCCCCGCTACCGAATTCCTCACCCAGGGGATCACGACCGGCGTCATCGGGGTCGACGGCTCGAGCAGCACGGACCTCGCCGGGCTCTTCGCGGACCTGGAAGCGTCCGGCGTCGGAAAGAACATCATCTCCTACATCGGACACGGATCCGTCCGCGGGGCCGTCATCGGCATGGACGACCGCGACCCCAGCGCGGGAGAACTCGACGAGATGAAGGCGCTCGTCCGCCAGGGCATGGAGGACGGCGCCTTCGGACTCTCCTCCGGACTCTTCTATACGCCCGGCTACTACGCGGAGGCCGACGAGGTGATCGAACTCGGACGGGTCGCGGCCGAGTACCCGATCGGCGGTGGGCACGCCCCGATCTACGACACGCACGACCGGGATCTCGGCGCGGCGTACCAGGGGATCGGCTACCACGATTCGATTCGCGAGGCGATCCACATCGGCGCCGAGTCCGGCCTCCGCACCATCTTCAGCCACTTCAACGCGCAGGGGGCGGCGTTGTACGGCCGGGCCTCGGAAGGCGCGGCGATCATCGATTCGGCGCGCGCGGAGGGACTCGAGGTGGCGGGCGCGCAGCACGTATACACGTCCACGATGTCGAGCCTGCGCGCCTATACGATCCCGCGCTGGGCGCAGGCGGGCGGTCCGGAGCAGATGGTGCGCCGCTTCCAGCATCCCGACACGGCACGGGTCCTCGACGTACAGACGATGGAGATGCTCGAGATCCGCGGCGGACCGGAACAGATCGTGTTCGCCGATGCGAGGCCCGAGTTCAACGGCAAGACGCTGGCCGATGTGGCGGCCGAACGAGGGCTGCCCGTCCCCGAGGCCGTGCGCGAGATCATGTCCGGGTCGAACCCGTGGGTGATGAACCGCGACCTCTACGACGTCGAGAACACGCGCTACCTCGCGACGATGCCGTGGATGATGACGTGCACGGACGGCGCGACGCCCGCGCCGGGGGCCGAGATCGTGCATCCACGCGTGTACGGGGGTTTCCCGAAGAAAATCAGGGATTTCGTGGACCGGGACGGCGCGATCGGGCTCCCGTTTGCGATCCGGAGCATGTCGGGCCTCGCCGCGGACTTCCTGCGGCTGGACGATCGCGGCTACATCCGCGAAGGTCTGGTCGCGGACATCGCGGTGATCGACCTCGACCGCTTCACGGACCGGGCGACGTACGACGACCCGCACCAGTTGTCCGAGGGCGTCGTGCACGTGCTCGTGAACGGCCGCTTCGCGATCCGCGACGACGAGGTGACCGGCGAACTCGCCGGCCGCCCCCTGCGGCGCCCCTGA